In Deltaproteobacteria bacterium, the DNA window ACGGCTCGTGGAACCGCACCAGGAAAGTCGGCGGCGACATCGTGGTCGCCAAGTTGAACGTCGACGGCAGCGTGAAATCAGTGCAGCCGTTCATCACCGGCTTTCTCCAAAACAACGAATACTGGGGCCGGCCGGTGGACGTCCAGTTCATGAAAGATGGATCCATGCTGATCTCGGACGACTATGCCGGCGCGGTGTATCGCGTGACCTACACTGGCATGCGCACGGCAAGCCGGTAATACTTTAACGATCAAGACTGGCAATGCCGTTGCGGGGAACTTACGAAAGCGCCGGAGTTGCCCCCTTTGAAAATGGGGGATTGAGGGGGATTTTCTCTCTGTGCGCTTAAGAAAATCCCCCCCACCCCCCTTTTCCAAAGGGGGGTTACGGCTAATCGCCCTGTCGGCACTTCCTCTAATTTTCCCTCTTGCCGTCGAAAAATTCGCTTCCGCTGCCACCATCGAAGATCAACTCGCGCCGTGCACAGCCTGCCATGGCGCAAACGGCACATCGCTGCTACCGGAAACCCCTTCGCTTGGCGGCCAGCCGGCTTTTTATCTGTCAGTTCAGCTATTGATGTACCGCGAGCGCATGCGCGTGCACGAGCCAATGAACGAGATGTTGAAAGGCACTAGCGACGATCATTTGCAGCGCATGGCCGATGCGCTCTCGAAGCTGCCGGCACCACGGCCGCTAGCAGAGGCACCCGACGTTGGACGAAGCACAAAAGCGCGCGCGCTGATCGCACAGCACCGCTGCAACTTCTGCCACAATCAAGATTTCTCCGGTGAAAAAAACGCGCCGCGCCTCGCTGGCCAGCGCGAAGACTATCTCGTCAAGGCTTTGCGCGAGTACAAGAACAACAGCCGGCGCGCCTACGACACCTCGATGGCCGACGTGATGTCGGAGCTCAGCGACAGCGACATCCAAGATCTCGGGCATTATCTGGCGCGATTGCGCTAAGGGGAAGCGGGCGCGTCCATCGCACCCCTACGCTCACATCCGCGGGCAACCAACCGGCCGCCCGTGCTATTTTGCGTTCTTTGCGTTCTCTGCGGTTAAACTACCCGAACATTATTTCCA includes these proteins:
- a CDS encoding c-type cytochrome encodes the protein MSALPLIFPLAVEKFASAATIEDQLAPCTACHGANGTSLLPETPSLGGQPAFYLSVQLLMYRERMRVHEPMNEMLKGTSDDHLQRMADALSKLPAPRPLAEAPDVGRSTKARALIAQHRCNFCHNQDFSGEKNAPRLAGQREDYLVKALREYKNNSRRAYDTSMADVMSELSDSDIQDLGHYLARLR